The Xenorhabdus poinarii G6 nucleotide sequence GCGATAACGACGTCGAAGTCCATCTCGCCTTTCTTAACCAGGTCAGCCAGATCTTCCATACCTACCAGCTCAGCGCCAGCAGCTTTAGCCGCTTCAGCGTTTGCACCCTGAGTAAATACAGCAACACGAACTGAACGACCTGTGCCGTGTGGCAATACTGTTGCACCACGAACGTTCTGGTCAGATTTACGAGCGTCAATGCCAAGATTAACAGCTACGTCAACGCTTTCTACAAACTTAGCAGTAGCCAGTTCTTTCAGCAGAACAACCGCTTCGTCGATGTTATATTGTTTAGTTGCATCAACTTTTTCACGAATAGTGCGCATGCGCTTGGTCAGTTTAGCCATTGATTAACCCTCCACTACCAGGCCCATGGAACGAGCAGTACCTTCGATTGAACGCATCATCGCGTCAACATCAGCACCAGTCATGTCAGCAGCTTTAGTTTCGGCAATTTCACGAATCTGAGCGCTGGTTACTTTACCAACTTTTTCTTTATTCGGTTTGCCGGAACCCGATTTGATGCCTGCTGCTTTTTTCAACAGAACGGCTGCTGGTGGGGTTTTGGTAACGAAAGTGAAAGAACGGTCTGCATAAACAGTAATTACAACTGGAATTGGCAAGCCTTTCTCAATGCTTTCAGTTTTCGCATTGAACGCTTTACAGAATTCCATGATGTTAACACCTTGCTGACCCAGCGCTGGACCAACTGGTGGGCTTGGGTTAGCCATACCAGCTGCAACTTGCAGCTTAACGTAGGCTTGGACTTTCTTAGCCATTGCTATTTTCCTCTGTGTGGGTGTTATCGCCTCAAAAAATGAGGCTCCCCTGACAATTCAGCCCCGTCTATAAAATATAAGACCAGACCACTAAAATATGACCTAAATTACCTAGAGGACATCATCTAAATGATGCCTAGATAAAAACAAAAGGCGCGAAATTGTATGCTAATTTCACACCCTTTGCAAGCAGATCTGCTTACTTAAACACCAGTTCAGACTTTCTCTACCTGACTGAAATCCAGCTCAACAGGGGTAGCACGACCAAAGATAGACACCGACACTTTCAAACGGCTCTTCTCATAATCGACTTCTTCTACCACACCATTAAAGTCTGCAAACGGACCATCGCTGACTCGAACCATTTCTCCTGGCTCGAACAGGGTTTTTGGCCGTGGCTTATCACCAACCTGTTGAAGACGATTCATAATCGCATCAACTTCTTTATCACTGATTGGTGCTGGGCGGTCAGAAGTGCCACCGATAAAACCCATTACGCGAGGTACACTACGAACCAAATGCCATGTCGCATCGTTCATGACCATCTGTACCAAGACATAACCGGGGAAAAATTTACGCTCGCTTTTACGGCGCTGGCCACTGCGGATCTCGACGACTTCTTCTGTCGGCACCATCACTTCGCCAAACGAATCTTCCATCTCTTGTAATTTAATATGTTCACGCAGAGATTGAGCGACGCGACCTTCAAACCCAGAAAATGCCTGGATGACGTACCAACGCTTTTTTGGGGATTCAGACATTTTTTAAAACCTCAGGCCTGTAATAAATGAAACTAAACGCACCAGAATACCATCAAGCCCCCACAAAATAAGAGACATGATAGCCGTCACCGCTGCAACAATCAGTGTTGTATGCAGTGCTTCCTGGCGAGTTGGCCAAATGACTTTACGCATTTCAATGCGGGCTTCACGGGCAAAGGCTAA carries:
- the rplK gene encoding 50S ribosomal protein L11, coding for MAKKVQAYVKLQVAAGMANPSPPVGPALGQQGVNIMEFCKAFNAKTESIEKGLPIPVVITVYADRSFTFVTKTPPAAVLLKKAAGIKSGSGKPNKEKVGKVTSAQIREIAETKAADMTGADVDAMMRSIEGTARSMGLVVEG
- the nusG gene encoding transcription termination/antitermination protein NusG encodes the protein MSESPKKRWYVIQAFSGFEGRVAQSLREHIKLQEMEDSFGEVMVPTEEVVEIRSGQRRKSERKFFPGYVLVQMVMNDATWHLVRSVPRVMGFIGGTSDRPAPISDKEVDAIMNRLQQVGDKPRPKTLFEPGEMVRVSDGPFADFNGVVEEVDYEKSRLKVSVSIFGRATPVELDFSQVEKV